TGGTTTAGCAGCCTCAGAGCATGTCTCAAGTAATTATGGAAGTTTTGACAATGGTGGCATTTTTGTGGAAAACCCTGATATTTTCACAAGTGCTGACGTGCAAAATGAAGATGTTCAGTCAACAAGCTACAAGCTCCCTGAACAAATACCCTCTGGCTCATTCTTTGGAGAGGATTTTTCTTTCAGTGGCCATGTGATTGCCCCCCCTGTCAACTCTCTGAAAAGCCCCTCTCAAGATTTCAGCTACGATCCAAGTAAGACATCCAATATAACGCCTCTAAAGTCTGAGAAGAATATCCAACAACCAAGATACACACCTCACAATGACTCTTCAACGGGGTATCAAAAATCATCCGATGGCTTTGAACTTCCAAATATCCAAAGTGAGAAGCTAAGCAGGGTGTCACCAGCCAATTTCCTGTCTGTGGTAAATCCTCCTTTGAATTCCTATGGCAAAAGTTTATACGTTAATGCACCAAGAGGTCAACTCTACATCCCAGATTATCTACCAAAACACAGGAAAACGCCAGCCCCATTATTTCAGTCGTATCAACCAACTGTTGGAAAGGAATCACAAGATATAAACTACACTTCCACTGTCCACCTTCCTGTATCCAGTGGTTCTGTTTCTTCAAGCTCTGATAACCTTTCACTACAGAGCAGTAGTGGCCACATGGGTGTTCAAACAAGCAGCCCACATGATGAACCAAAACAAATAACTGACAATAGCCTGATTCCCATTTCTGGTTCAACTCAGAGGGGGATCTCCTCTGTGGTCGGTGTCGATTATGCAAGCTTCAACTCTCTAACTAATCTGGCTCCAACGTCAGCATCAGAGACAGCCTTTTCAAGATTATTTGGCAATAAAGTTATGTCCAGAAATTTAGGAATCAAAAATATAATCTCAGACAGGTTTCCAACTGGTGATATACGTGCTGCCAGAAACCACATGGGCTCATTTTCTATGCCACAGAGAAGAGGCATGTCTCTTAATGGTGGCTATGTAGGTGCAACCAGAGCTAGCCGTCTACAGACTTTAACGCAACCAACCAAGGTACAGAAGCGCCCAGCTAATGTGAATAAAGAGCTCCGCAACATGGCCTACAAGCCTCTTCAACGGCTGTCTGCATCCAAAGTTTCTGGCTCTAGTTTAAGTAATGGCTTTTGGAGAAATGGTGGCAACACAAAAAGGCTTTCACCTCAAACAGGCCCCAGCATGTCAACACCATCTGCAAACACATATGTTGTGCAGTCCAGAAACCGCTATGTAAGGGGCAAAGTATCTCTATCAAAGACCCATTATGCACCGTATCAGCCGGATGAAGAAAACTGGTAAAAATCAACAGACACCTGACTCCAATCCCACGTAAATACAAGAACACTGTATCCCACAGTGCAAAAGGATTTGAAGAACAGTAAAGGAGAGTCGGCACTTTCAAGTGAGATAAAATGGTATGGAAAAACTTTCAAAATTTTGCTTGAACGTCACTGTTGTGCTAATGATTACACTAATGACTAAAAACTTCCACAAGCTTATAATTTGTCCTTCATTTATATGATTTGGATCCTAAATTGAATTATACTGATTCAAAGACAGCAGTGGCCAGATTTTCAGTAGAAAACTTCAGTCAACTGAACTTAGAGGTGAATATAGCTAGAGACAAACATTAAAATTCCAGACAGACCATTTACATCTAAGAGTCACACTGCGGCTGACCTGCTCTCGAGCATACCAAGAACTTCAGAAAGAAATCCAGTGAAAAATGAGCCTATTATGAAAACTGTATTAGTACTCAATAAAATtggattttgctttttttttaattgtaggTGAAACTACTGGCGAGTCCTTTTTGGAAACATGGGTAAGTATTCATATTGTGAAAACTTAATGCTCACACCTGAAAACTTAGTTaaattctttcatttctttcattttcaatagGGTCTGTTGCCATGTTCAGCTGGGAGAAAAAGTATCTGCAGTGCTACATATTTTTGCTCTGATTACTAAAGGCATGACATATTTTAAGcagctgtctctcctgtcttgATTGTGTCCCATGGGATGAGCTAATCAACAATGCCTGTTTTTAATGCTGACAAGTACAGTTGACAACAATATTTGATGAGTAAAAATCTAACTTGTGCGTCACAATTTGATATTTCTCAGAACTACATAGGATGGTTGAGAAATTGTTGACTTCAATCTTTGTTTGGCAGAAACTTGGTGCTTCTATGCTATTTTTGTCAAACAAGGGAAGAAAAAATGGTGCTAGAGCTTATCTCTAATGGCACTTTGGTCCTTTTCCCTAAAGAACTTGTTGGATCAATAAATCGAACAATCATGTGTTTATTGTGACTGCAATACTGCAGGCCTACCTGAAGCAAGAGCCTGTTAAGTGTTTCCTGTAACAGGAGTGAGCCTTCTCAACCAGACAAAATGGCAGCTACAAAGGACAACAGAACAGCAATTAGTATTAAAGCACTAAAACCAATTTGATTTGACTCGACTTGAATACTACTAAACCATACTGTACCATGGTGCCATCTTGGTCCATCCAGACTGTGTCCATCGTCCTATGTGTCTGAGAGGTTTTTGAAATGCGCTGTTCTGCATCAGTAACAAACTTGTGCCTCAAAAAAGAATAAAGCTGACATCAGAATAGATCATATCCATAGTGAATTTGTATAAAACTAAGTATTGGTTCTTGAATTCTTAAATACAATGATTAAAGTACAATTAACTTTACAACTTAAAAGATGGTTGAATCCTAATTGTGTGCATTCAAAGCATTTACAAGATTTATGACGTCTtgaattaaacatgttttaaacaaaaatctaagttgacaaaaaagagagaagataTTATTCTATTAAAAATGTTGAGATGAATAATGACACTGGTGCTTTGGATCCCCAGGACTGTTGCTTTTGCACTTCAATGGCAAAGGTCTGCAAAATCCAAGGCATGGACATCCACATAGAGTACTTGATTATTGCTAATTTGTAAGTTACTTAAAAGGTGCAATCTGATTATCTAAGCAACTGAACAATGGTGGGCAGTGTAACCAGAGGAGAACACGGTGAAACTGTTGACATAGAAATGAAAACTTGAGAAAGTGAGCCACCAAGTGTCCGCCTGAAGGAAAGTCACAAAAAAACAGGTCTACCTACCAGTCCACATCCTCAAGATTATCATGTCCCTGAAAGGCTACAAGAGTGTTTTTCAGAAACTGTATTGGGTCACTGGGACATGACAGGCACGAAGCTGTCACTAAGACCTATTGTCAAAGAAGatgaaatggagagaaaaattatttttacattcaggAAATGTATACACATAAGTGGCGGTGacagtcaaataaaatgaactgTATGTTTATAAACTACTAAAGAACTTATTTGAGCTCAACGTTAACGTTACATGAAGCTATCTTAACATTTGTACACACGTTAACCTTACGTTACCTTCTGTATATGTGGCAGGCAGTGTTTCAGTTCGCACTCTTTCAAATCAGATTTTGTGTTTGCTACAGCCATATCTTGtctgtcacatttttcaaagtCGAATAGTTATCGAGGTCTCTTACTAGCGCTAACTAGCTAGCGTGGCAGATTTTGCCTGGTGTTCCATCTCCTTTTGGAAATGTAACGTTGCCAGGTAACGAGGTGGGTAAGGTTCAACTAACGTTAAGTGTTGGACAACTTATGCGCTGCAGCTGGATTTAAAACTAACTTAACGTGGTGTGGAAAAGGTCAACAAAGACTCACATGACTTTTCAGTTAACAAATTGCACAtgctaaatatatatatatatatattccaaATATATATTGAAAGCCAAGGTTTCGTACGTGCTTAGAAACTCCTCGGCCATCACCCAGAGAAAGATTTGGTCGGCCATTCTGAGCTGCTCTCGGCGATGTTGCCAGATTGGGCGGTTTTCCGTTTGACGCACAATAACTGATAACTGATTACTGTCAAAACCAAATACAATTTCATGTTTATTACAACAAAGCAGCAACTTTTTCCCTATTGTTATTCTTCTCATTgttaatattattttgattattattaccATTTCTGAGAGATATTATTTCTGAGGGAAAACTCTTGATGTTTAATGTAACATTATCTAAAATACGTTTATGTTACCTATGACTAActataaatatttcattattataaCAGTGGTTTTGAGTTTGCCTAATGATACTGATAAAGCAGAAGATGGGAGCGGATAAGACGCTGAATGATACGCTAGGCTCTGATTGGGCAAGGATTTGTCAGTCCAAACTGGCAACAATGGCTGTTCGGAACAAGGGAACACAACACTGTTGACAACTGTGGCTTGTCAGCAAACTTCTCCAGTTTTAAGAACAATGAATCTGTCTAAATTAGTTTGGGTGGACATTGTGGTGCTTTCGATGGGCTGTCGTCAGTGCTAGCTAACTAAGGAACCGGGCTACTAGTCACCATATTTGACTGACAACGTTTCGGACCATCTGTAGCTTAACGtcggctagctagctagctagctagcgcttAGCTAAAGGCATAGTAGCAGCATGGGTGATGGCAGTGTTACTCCCAGGCTCAGCAACATGAAAGCATTGCTCGGAATAGTTGCAGGAGCTGGAGCCTCCTACGGAATATACAAACTAATCAGCTGGGGGAGTTTCAAGAGAAACAAGAAAAGTGTCACCAGTGATAGTCCTGGTCTCAGGAGCAGTCAGCCCACTGAAGTTACCCTACAGCGAGGTAGCCTGTTGGCCAGAGTGTCTGGGCTGGATGTTGTGTGTCCCCGACCCGATGTTGCATCAGGTAAGAACCACAGAGCTCATAGAGCCGAACAATGCTCACTAACTACATCTAAACATATGTGATTGTTCCAGCAAGGAAAATCTCTCGAAGTCTCCTGAgtgtaaacacaaaacaaccacaatcATTCCCTAAATATGCTCACATCTTTTGATATCCAGACTTGGATATTGGTGTTGACAGTACACAATATCTACAGCTGAACAGTACAGTCCCCTTTAGAGCGAAAACATGGGTAATGTTATTAAATGTCGGTTAAATGCCTTATTTTGCTCCTCAGGTGACATCATCCACCAGTCCCCGGGTCACCTGGAGCCACAGCACTTGAAAATGCTGTTGTCATGTCTGCAGACCAGCAATAATCCGTCTGACAGATGTCGGATCCTACTGACGCTGGGAAatgctgctgccttcactgtgaATCAGGTGCAGTAAATGTACACTTTCTCTAAAACCTTCCCCCAAAACGGTTAGTACTGAGTATGTCATTGTAACATTTTAAGTGATCCAATTATGAAATTATGTAGCTGCTGTATTCAACACTGATCTCACTCAAAGACCTGTATATGTGACATTATATTTCTTCTTTCAGCCATTTAAAATCATGttcctttcatttatttattttttttcactgattCTCCAGAATCTAATACGGGAATTTGAAGGGATTCATATCATAGCTGGTTTCCTCTCTGATCCTGCAGCAGAGGTTAGAGTGCAGACTCTGAATGCTTTAAATAATCTGTGTATGAACATCCCGAACCAGGAACAAATAAAGGTACGTTGCTGTGTTCTGCTTAGCAAATAACACGCACAAATAACCAGTTGTTTTGGTCATGATTATTTGTGGCAGGCACCTAAACATTGACCTTGT
This sequence is a window from Chaetodon trifascialis isolate fChaTrf1 chromosome 10, fChaTrf1.hap1, whole genome shotgun sequence. Protein-coding genes within it:
- the armc10 gene encoding armadillo repeat-containing protein 10: MGDGSVTPRLSNMKALLGIVAGAGASYGIYKLISWGSFKRNKKSVTSDSPGLRSSQPTEVTLQRGSLLARVSGLDVVCPRPDVASGDIIHQSPGHLEPQHLKMLLSCLQTSNNPSDRCRILLTLGNAAAFTVNQNLIREFEGIHIIAGFLSDPAAEVRVQTLNALNNLCMNIPNQEQIKGYVPQVLELIEMSPVNSDLQLGALRLLTNLSVTDKHQHLLKESITLLLSLLVVSNEALQVQASKVLVNLSSNPDMMDDIVQAQAPASVVLLFDARTASAVLLRLLTFAGNLKAWRPSAQVADELRQKQDCLFRVMLDESSQLHSRLVQLLSHPDGEIQAQVARILS